In Tissierellales bacterium, the genomic window ATGTACATAGGTAGTACGGGGCCAAGAGGTTTGCATCATATGGTTCAAGAAATCGTAGATAATAGTGTGGACGAAGCGTTAGCTGATATTTGTGATACTATTGATATTTTTATTAATGAAGATGGATCAGTTACAGTTAAGGACAATGGTAGTGGTATACCTGTTGAGAAACATCCGAAAACTGGAAAGTCTACAGTGGAGACGGTATTGACAGTTCTTCATGCAGGTGGTAAATTTGACAACAATGCATACAAGGTATCAGGTGGTCTACACGGTGTTGGTTTATCAGTAGTAAATGCGCTATCTGAATTTTTAGAAGTGCAGGTTAAGAGGGACGGTAAACTTTATCGTCAAACATATGAACGAGGTAATGTTACTTCACCTCTAGAAGAGATAGGATGCAGTGAATCTCACGGTACAACTATTACGTTTTTACCTGATTCAACTATTTTTGAAGAAACAGATTTTGATTATTCAACTCTAGAGCATAGATACAGAGAAACTGCTTTTCTAAACAAAGGTCTTCAGATAAATTTAGAAGACAAGAGGAATGGAAGAGAAAAAAGATCAGAATTTTGTTTTGAAGGTGGTTTAAAGGAGTTTGTAGCATATTTAAATAAACATAGAACGTCTATACAGCCATCTGTCATTTATTGTGATGCAAGCAGACCAGAATGTGAAGTTGAAGTGGCTATGCAATATACAGATAGTTATACTGAAAATCTTCATACATTTGTAAATAATATAAATACTCCAGAGGGCGGTACACATTTGAGTGGTTTTAAAGCTGCGCTTACTAGAGTTATAAATGATTATGCCAATAAAAATAATTTCTTGAAAGACAATGAGAAAAATCTTTCAGGAGAAGATATTAGAGAAGGTCTTACAGCTATAATCTCAGTTAAAGTTCCAGATCCACAGTTTGAGGGACAGACAAAAGCTAAACTTGGTAGTAGTGAAGTAAGGGGAGCTGTAGATTCTGTTGTATCAGAAGTGCTATCAGCGTTCTTAGAAGAAAATCCAAAGGAAGCGAAAGTTGTAATAGATAAAGCGCTTAATTCTGCTAGAGCTAGA contains:
- the gyrB gene encoding DNA topoisomerase (ATP-hydrolyzing) subunit B; this encodes MSNERNYGANQIQVLEGLEPVRVRPGMYIGSTGPRGLHHMVQEIVDNSVDEALADICDTIDIFINEDGSVTVKDNGSGIPVEKHPKTGKSTVETVLTVLHAGGKFDNNAYKVSGGLHGVGLSVVNALSEFLEVQVKRDGKLYRQTYERGNVTSPLEEIGCSESHGTTITFLPDSTIFEETDFDYSTLEHRYRETAFLNKGLQINLEDKRNGREKRSEFCFEGGLKEFVAYLNKHRTSIQPSVIYCDASRPECEVEVAMQYTDSYTENLHTFVNNINTPEGGTHLSGFKAALTRVINDYANKNNFLKDNEKNLSGEDIREGLTAIISVKVPDPQFEGQTKAKLGSSEVRGAVDSVVSEVLSAFLEENPKEAKVVIDKALNSARAREAARKARDLTRRKSVLEASTLPGKLADCAEKDAAKCEVYLVEGDSAGGSAKQGRDRRTQAILPLKGKIMNIEKARLDKVLSSDEIKAMITAFGCGIGEEFNIEKLRYHKIVIMTDADVDGAHIRTLILTFLYRYMKPLITEGYVYIAQPPLYKVTKGKAIHYAYSDEELNEILESIGRNGYSIQRYKGLGEMNPEQLWETTMNPEHRILLRVDIKDEVADEVADEIFVKLMGDKVEPRREFIEENAKYVRNLDF